The genomic interval cccaaataaattgatattttacacCCCGTCCTTAACAAATTTAACTTATTGCATTGCGCCCCCAATTCCATTATTttctcagttaagtttaacggTGGATGGGTAAAATTGAAAGttcatttcttaaattaattttaatgggaattctctttattgcaattgaaataaaaatctttaaaaaattaaaggaaaaataatagtggtgacaatgtacatgtaacaagaaatttttttattgcaattgaaaaaaaaaagccttaaaaaaattaaatgagctaaaaattttggtttttttcatataaaggGGCATTTTTTGTCATTCAATTAAAAGTTAGACGGAGCCGTtagaaataactgaaaaattaaCAGAATTGGGGGCGCGGTGCaacaagtcaatttttttgagtgCGCGGtgcaaaatatcaatttatttggggtaggttaaaaattttcctattttttatGCTCATTTTGATTGCCCCCACTATCATTGTCAATTCTCCTAATTGATACAGTAACAAGTGTTCTACACAAATAGACTTTTAAAAAGCTTTCTAATTAAAAAGCAAAAGTCCCCcagaataattaaaacaaatatacaGCCTTGTAGATCTAGATTGAGTGTAAGAAAACgtttaatatataatgttAACAATATAATCTAGCTGAACCCTAAATCAACATACCCGGGACTAAGTATTATGCTTGTCTCTTGAGCTCTTAATTATGTCATGTCTTATTCTATAAATCTTTATCAACTCTTAGCTGTAGATTTCATCTCATTTCTAACATGTGTGGGTGTGAAAGTAAATTGTGAGAGTCCTAAAATAAGTAGAAAGTCAAACAGATAAAGCCATAATGTTGATAGTTTGGTGAAAATGGATTAGCAATCCAGTGTGTTGTGTAAAATATGTGAGTCTTGTTTAGATCATGGACGGTGAATTTATCAGCAAACATTTGAGGTCAGTCAATGGGCACATGAAGTTGCATAACTGCTTTTCATTGTGATATATGACTAAGCGATAGACAGCTAGGGACCATTCTCATGACTTTTACTAGAGACAATAATGGTTTCATTGATAAGTTGCTTAGATAATCAACATACAATCTTGTCCACATTTTTTTGAATCTGCCTTATCTCTCTGATTTTTAGATTGGGATAAGAATAGttgtaaaagcaaaaaatagggttaaaaaaaagaaatgaaacaaaGGACCCTCACTTATAGATTAGTTTGTGAAGAATAAGTAAATACTACACGAACAAGTGCACTTGGTAAACCATTTATGCTTATTCTAATATTCGCTTTAATCCAACAAAAAGGATTCTTATTCTCACATAcattttcaagaaaatgatCAAAGGAAAATTAGTTAGAGAAGCTCCAACTCAGGATTTTATGGTTTCCAATGAGTTGCCCAGTGGCGGCGCAGAAACCGGCATACATTTCATCAAGAAAAAAGTCTGAGAGATCAATAAAAACGTTCAACAATGGCCACAAAGGCTTCTTCATTTTTGCAGGAGCTATACTTACACCAAGAAAAGAATCTTTGTAATCAATCCATACCCGATAAATCTTGCCATTGTTCAGCTTCAACGCATGGAAATGCCACCAGTTAGTTTTATTCTGATTGTCCTGAAACCAATACCCAGCCTTGTAAGCAGTCACAGAAATGATAGAATTCACGTTCAGACCAACATGGTTATTGTTGATATCATAGAATTCTTGATTTTGAACTATGTCGAATTCGATGCCAAAAACATTGTTGTTCCTATTACCATCATTTGTTCTATTCAGGAAGCCGAGATATTGAGATGCAGCAGCGCCTTGGATGTCTGCGGAAGGCACGAAGATGAAGACCAGACCATGGCCTGGACGCTGGCCATTGTATGGGGTGATGGAGAAGGTGAAAGAGGTTTCAAATGATCTAATGGTTGATGAGTTTGTATGTTTTAAGGGGATCTTAGCATGATAGAGAGCTCTTCCGATGGAGAAGGTGGTATCTTGGGTGAGTGAAATGGCACCGGAATCCAGTTTTGCGTTGCCATAAAGCAACAGTTTTGAAGTGTTGAAGCCATCGAAGGCAAACTTCAAAGCACCGGTTGACTGAACCAAGCCTATGGTCAGAAACAACAGTAGCAGTTTGACGAAGTTCATTTTCAGCCAAACAGCTCTGCAATTCTAAGTTGGCTAGCAGGCTGGCAATATATAGCTGCTGCTGCAACAATAAATcgaaattttcttcaaacattAAATCCCAAACTAGAGAGTTAAGGCCCCATTTGCCCCAGTTTCTAACTTGGCGGCTGCATGGGAAGAAATCAAAGTTGACTGGTAGACAATTAAATACGTTTTGAATGGCAAGAGAATACCTAAGGATGGCCAACGGGCCGTGCCGTGCCGGCCCAGGCCCATCAAAGGAAGCCCACGCGTGTTCGTGCTCATGCCGTGCCGTGCTCACTATTCATttcgtgccgtgccgtgccgtgctaACCCGGCACACGTGCCGTGCCCACACGTGCTCGTGCTCGTGCCCACTCGTGCCGTGCCCACACGTGCCGTGCCATgggccgtgccgtgccgtgcctaGGAAAAATAGCCCACta from Citrus sinensis cultivar Valencia sweet orange chromosome 9, DVS_A1.0, whole genome shotgun sequence carries:
- the LOC107175847 gene encoding lectin-like protein LEC, giving the protein MNFVKLLLLFLTIGLVQSTGALKFAFDGFNTSKLLLYGNAKLDSGAISLTQDTTFSIGRALYHAKIPLKHTNSSTIRSFETSFTFSITPYNGQRPGHGLVFIFVPSADIQGAAASQYLGFLNRTNDGQSE